In a genomic window of Penaeus monodon isolate SGIC_2016 chromosome 27, NSTDA_Pmon_1, whole genome shotgun sequence:
- the LOC119590728 gene encoding Meckel syndrome type 1 protein-like isoform X1, whose amino-acid sequence MNMEPARDHCAYYYTKEQIENLRIRTVLQQLTGSQLVDASPRAVENTPAVGEVDLNLTTLSVPIASTSDASASHTQQQVIKWQQKLLSPFEIVEYGRPIYAEDSQHKSYHEQAVKLKKRKQWRRRIFTYTHQDNYQSQIHIRASTTKQMEPDTCVRQRKRTEGERLFDRNATQSAALVDGRKGGEKKDPEVTKSQQQHFYIMADLAPPEFLGETRAHEVILCTLRYNPHGQLTVSPDFTKLNTKPFRLESFGSDNALYEYTVENVSLPQPLEEKQKENELLQQISRQRMEEMQQIVGLDWNTQQLGEGEIRLVVTGEVCRAQHFTDVSSLYLHYVLHLPPGWRHNSGTDCEGFTPTCVVGHLEDIPTVHYSTPFTVDVTRTKGGKGWPQMLLAVFSVDWWGRERDEGYASFVLPTPGYDSCSNNDKMEGGLHQVGTWRPAQSSPIATMRRFFLGGCQLMADSSYLSVDYCSENGRKSRLGFRTVTSGTVELRTNTLIESNSKIAESWNSTVPWNAPIWQLSTRAVLDAFNKSRQKLRAAKQGV is encoded by the exons ATGAATATGGAGCCAGCAAGAGATCATTGTGCTTACTACTATACAAAAGAACAAATAGAAAACCTCAGAATAAG GACAGTGCTGCAGCAACTCACAGGTTCCCAGCTGGTTGACGCATCACCAAGAGCTGTAGAAAATACACCTGCTGTTGGAGAGGTGGACCTAAACCTTACGACTCTTTCTGTGCCCATTGCATCAACTAGTGATGCCAgtgcttcacacacacaacagcaagtTATTAAGTGGCAGCAGAAACTATTAAG TCCTTTTGAAATAGTGGAATATGGCCGTCCTATATATGCAGAGGATTCGCAACACAAATCATACCATGAACAGGCTGTTAAATTAAAGAAACGCAAGCAATGGAGGAGAAGAATTTTCACTTACACACACCAAGATAATTATCAAAGCCAG ATCCACATTAGGGCAAGCACAACAAAACAGATGGAACCAGATACATGTgtgagacaaaggaaaagaacagaaggTGAAAG ATTATTTGATAGAAATGCCACTCAAAGTGCAGCCCTGGTGGATggcaggaaaggaggggagaagaaggaccCAGAAGTAACCAAGTCACAACAGCAGCATTTTTACATCATGGCTGACTTGGCACCACCTGAGTT CTTAGGAGAAACCAGAGCCCATGAAGTGATCCTTTGCACACTGCGGTACAATCCTCATGGCCAGCTGACAGTTTCGCCCGACTTCACCAAACTAAACACAAAACCATTTAG ATTAGAGAGTTTTGGCTCTGACAATGCTCTTTATGAATACACTGTTGAGAATGTGTCTCTTCCACAACCTCtggaggagaaacagaaagaaaatgagcTGCTTCAGCAG ATATCACGACAGCGTATGGAAGAAATGCAGCAAATAGTAGGGCTGGACTGGAACACACAGCAGCTAGGTGAAGGTGAAATACGACTGGTTGTGACAGGGGAGGTTTGTCGTGCGCAGCACTTCACAGATGTTTCCTCTTTGTATCTTCACTATGTCCTACATCTTCCTCCAG GATGGAGACACAACTCTGGGACAGACTGTGAAGGTTTCACTCCTACATGTGTGGTGGGACACCTGGAGGATATTCCAACAGTACATTATTCTACACCCTTCACTGTAGATGTGACACGCACAAAAGGAG GTAAAGGTTGGCCACAGATGTTACTGGCAGTATTCTCAGTTGACTGGTGGGGccgggagagggatgaaggataTGCATCTTTTGTTCTTCCAACACCTG GCTATGACTCATGCAGCAACAATGACAAGATGGAAGGTGGACTTCACCAAGTGGGAACATGGCGACCAGCCCAGTCTTCACCCATTGCCACAATGCGAAGGTTCTTTCTTGGGGGATGTCAGCTCATGGCCGATTCTTCATATCTTTCTGTTGATTATTGCTCTGAG AATGGGCGTAAGAGTAGGCTGGGATTCAGGACTGTGACTAGTGGTACAGTGGAGCTTAGAACCAACACCCTTATTGAATCAAACTCTAAAATAGCAG AATCATGGAATTCAACTGTGCCTTGGAATGCTCCCATTTGGCAGTTATCAACTCGAGCTGTTTTAGATGCCTTTAATAAATCTCGACAAAAGCTTAGAGCAGCAAAACAAGGCGTTTAA
- the LOC119590728 gene encoding Meckel syndrome type 1 protein-like isoform X2: MNMEPARDHCAYYYTKEQIENLRIRTVLQQLTGSQLVDASPRAVENTPAVGEVDLNLTTLSVPIASTSDASASHTQQQVIKWQQKLLSPFEIVEYGRPIYAEDSQHKSYHEQAVKLKKRKQWRRRIFTYTHQDNYQSQIHIRASTTKQMEPDTCVRQRKRTEGERNATQSAALVDGRKGGEKKDPEVTKSQQQHFYIMADLAPPEFLGETRAHEVILCTLRYNPHGQLTVSPDFTKLNTKPFRLESFGSDNALYEYTVENVSLPQPLEEKQKENELLQQISRQRMEEMQQIVGLDWNTQQLGEGEIRLVVTGEVCRAQHFTDVSSLYLHYVLHLPPGWRHNSGTDCEGFTPTCVVGHLEDIPTVHYSTPFTVDVTRTKGGKGWPQMLLAVFSVDWWGRERDEGYASFVLPTPGYDSCSNNDKMEGGLHQVGTWRPAQSSPIATMRRFFLGGCQLMADSSYLSVDYCSENGRKSRLGFRTVTSGTVELRTNTLIESNSKIAESWNSTVPWNAPIWQLSTRAVLDAFNKSRQKLRAAKQGV, encoded by the exons ATGAATATGGAGCCAGCAAGAGATCATTGTGCTTACTACTATACAAAAGAACAAATAGAAAACCTCAGAATAAG GACAGTGCTGCAGCAACTCACAGGTTCCCAGCTGGTTGACGCATCACCAAGAGCTGTAGAAAATACACCTGCTGTTGGAGAGGTGGACCTAAACCTTACGACTCTTTCTGTGCCCATTGCATCAACTAGTGATGCCAgtgcttcacacacacaacagcaagtTATTAAGTGGCAGCAGAAACTATTAAG TCCTTTTGAAATAGTGGAATATGGCCGTCCTATATATGCAGAGGATTCGCAACACAAATCATACCATGAACAGGCTGTTAAATTAAAGAAACGCAAGCAATGGAGGAGAAGAATTTTCACTTACACACACCAAGATAATTATCAAAGCCAG ATCCACATTAGGGCAAGCACAACAAAACAGATGGAACCAGATACATGTgtgagacaaaggaaaagaacagaaggTGAAAG AAATGCCACTCAAAGTGCAGCCCTGGTGGATggcaggaaaggaggggagaagaaggaccCAGAAGTAACCAAGTCACAACAGCAGCATTTTTACATCATGGCTGACTTGGCACCACCTGAGTT CTTAGGAGAAACCAGAGCCCATGAAGTGATCCTTTGCACACTGCGGTACAATCCTCATGGCCAGCTGACAGTTTCGCCCGACTTCACCAAACTAAACACAAAACCATTTAG ATTAGAGAGTTTTGGCTCTGACAATGCTCTTTATGAATACACTGTTGAGAATGTGTCTCTTCCACAACCTCtggaggagaaacagaaagaaaatgagcTGCTTCAGCAG ATATCACGACAGCGTATGGAAGAAATGCAGCAAATAGTAGGGCTGGACTGGAACACACAGCAGCTAGGTGAAGGTGAAATACGACTGGTTGTGACAGGGGAGGTTTGTCGTGCGCAGCACTTCACAGATGTTTCCTCTTTGTATCTTCACTATGTCCTACATCTTCCTCCAG GATGGAGACACAACTCTGGGACAGACTGTGAAGGTTTCACTCCTACATGTGTGGTGGGACACCTGGAGGATATTCCAACAGTACATTATTCTACACCCTTCACTGTAGATGTGACACGCACAAAAGGAG GTAAAGGTTGGCCACAGATGTTACTGGCAGTATTCTCAGTTGACTGGTGGGGccgggagagggatgaaggataTGCATCTTTTGTTCTTCCAACACCTG GCTATGACTCATGCAGCAACAATGACAAGATGGAAGGTGGACTTCACCAAGTGGGAACATGGCGACCAGCCCAGTCTTCACCCATTGCCACAATGCGAAGGTTCTTTCTTGGGGGATGTCAGCTCATGGCCGATTCTTCATATCTTTCTGTTGATTATTGCTCTGAG AATGGGCGTAAGAGTAGGCTGGGATTCAGGACTGTGACTAGTGGTACAGTGGAGCTTAGAACCAACACCCTTATTGAATCAAACTCTAAAATAGCAG AATCATGGAATTCAACTGTGCCTTGGAATGCTCCCATTTGGCAGTTATCAACTCGAGCTGTTTTAGATGCCTTTAATAAATCTCGACAAAAGCTTAGAGCAGCAAAACAAGGCGTTTAA
- the LOC119590729 gene encoding uncharacterized protein LOC119590729, whose amino-acid sequence MVQCAIATCKMIYKNRKRFVSFYSFPHDRKLAKKWLDACRRNDLWHGRQIKPWHAICSMHFEAECFNYHLTYDGVRLSLKAGSCPTLNVPKYGKEIKNPVSYEDHIEGLPVVQEFLRRKHGYPSIADTCTEQSGYKCEPPCADPPATHSHSINSSHPLDGETQSKTDGIGKTQSKRDGMAPIQDGISDPFTQMAQNQILLAASLSELVADQKQLVASQKEMVAVVRDGVNAIREALALFKK is encoded by the exons ATGGTTCAGTGTGCTATAGCTACATGCAAAATGATCTATAAAAACAGGAAGAGGTTTGTATCTTTTTACAGCTTTCCCCACGACCGAAAACTTGCAAAGAAGTGGCTCGACGCCTGCAGAAGGAACGACCTGTGGCACGGGAGACAAATAAAGCCTTGGCACGCTATTTGCTCCATGCATTTTGAAGCCGAGTGCTTTAACTATCATCTAACATATGACGGCGTGAGACTCTCGTTGAAAGCTGGTTCCTGCCCGACCCTAAATGTGCCGAAGTATGGGAAGGAAATCAAGAATCCCGTTTCTTATGAGGATCATATAGA AGGGCTGCCAGTGGTTCAGGAGTTCTTGAGGAGAAAACATGGGTATCCCAGTATTGCAGACACTTGTACTGA GCAATCAGGGTATAAATGTGAACCACCTTGTGCTGATCCTCCAGCTACACATTCACATAGTATTAACAGCAGTCATCCTCTG GATGGTGAGACACAATCCAAAACAGATGGGATAGGTAAGACACAATCCAAACGTGATGGGATGGCTCCTATCCAGGATGGGATAAGTGATCCCTTCACCCAAATGGCACAAAACCAGATACTTCTTGCTGCTTCACTGTCGGAACTGGTGGCAGATCAGAAGCAATTGGTGGCAAGCCAGAAGGAGATGGTGGCAGTGGTAAGGGACGGGGTAAATGCCATACGAGAAGCCTTGGCATTGTTTAAAAAGTAG